TGGAAACAACAGAGCGTGTGAAGGCAGAATTTAAAGCGTTAGTGAAAGAAACACTAGCAAAATTATAAAAAAACTGTCAGAATAATTTTAGCAATAAATAATTATCACCAACGAAAAAGGAAAGGAAGTTATTCATGAGCGTTCATATTGAAGCACAGACCGGTGAAATCGCCGATAAAATTTTATTACCAGGAGATCCATTACGGGCAAAATATATTGCCGAAACTTTTTTAGAAGACCCGATTTGTTACAATAACGTGCGGGGAATGTTAGGTTATACCGGTATTTATAAAGGTGAGCGGGTATCCGTGCAAGGAACTGGCATGGGGATGCCTTCTGCTAGTATTTATGCCCATGAGTTGATTAACTCCTATGGTGTCAAAAAATTAATTCGCGTTGGGACTTGTGGTGCGCTATCAGAAGATGTGCATGTGCGGGATTTGATTATTGCCCAAGCGGCTACGACTAGCTCCTCAATTGTGCAAAAGAATTTTCAATCTTTCCATTATGCACCAATCGCTGATTTTGAATTATTGAAAAATTCTTATGATATTGCAAAAGCAAAAGGTTTTACCACCCATGTTGGGAATATTTTATCAGAAGATACATTTTATAAAGATGATTTGGCTGAAACTTTTGCTTTAGCTGATGTAGGGATTTTAGGCGTGGAAATGGAAGCAGCTGCTCTTTATTATCTAGCAGCGAAATTTCACGTGCAAGCACTTGCTATTTGTACAGTTAGTGATCATATGATTACCGGTGAAGAAACCACCGCAGAAGAACGTCAAATCACATTTAACGATATGATTGAAGTTGGTTTGGAAACGGCAATTAAAGAATAAGTCAAAAGAGGCTAGTTTGAAAAAGATGAATTGTAACGACCTTAAAAAGTTAGAGGAAAAAATCTAATCTTCTAAGGTTGTCAAAAAATTGTCTTTCAAGCAGCCTCTTTTTCTTGTGTAATGCAAGATTTAAGATACCGCTTTCTTTTATAGTAGCTTAGGGGTAAAGTAAGAATGTAGATTAATTTCAAAGGAGTGACAAGTATGAATAATTTTACTTTTAATGTTGCAACAGATATCCGCTTTGGTAAAGATCGGTTGCATGAATTGACCGCAGTGATAGAAAATTTTGGCCAAAGGGTATTACTTGTATATGGTGGTGGCAGTATTAAGAAAAACGGTTTGTATGACCGTGTCTTAAAGGAACTGGCGGACTTTAAAATTGTTGAACTGGCAGGAGTAGAACCAAATCCGCGCATTGAAACTGTGGCAAGAGGCGCAAAATTATGTGCTGAAAATGAAATTGACGTGATTTTAGCAGTAGGTGGCGGGTCGACAATTGATTGTGCCAAAGCCGTCGCAGCTGTCCATGGTAGTCCTGATGAAGAGCCATGGGCGGTAATTGAAAAAAGAAATTACGCTGGAGCTGCATTACCAATCGTCACGATTTTGACGTTGGCCGCAACTGGTAGCGAGATGAACCGCGGTGCTGTGATTACCAATTGGCAGACCAACCAAAAATTAGGGATGGGAGGAGAAAATTTATTACCTAAAGTCTCCTTTTTAGATCCGCAAAATACGTTTAGTGTAGGGAAATACCAAACCGCAGCCGGTTCAGCAGATATTATGAGCCACTTATTTGAAAACTACTTTAATACAACGCCTGCAACAGACGTGCAAGACGGTATCAGTGAAGGTTTGATGCGGACAGTAACGAAAAATTGCCCAATTGCTTTAGCTACTCCAACAGACTATGATGCACGGGCAAATCTGATGTGGGCCAGCACCTTGGCATTAAACGGCTTAACTGGTAGTGGGAAAGGCGGTAGTTGGTCCTGTCATGCAATGGAACATGAATTGAGTGCCTTTTATGACATTACCCATGGAATTGGGCTAGCCATTTTAACTCCCCGTTGGATGCATCATGTGTTAAATGAAGAGACTGCAGTGAAGTTTGCCCAATATGGCCGCAATGTTTGGCAAATTAATGAAACGGTACCGATGATGGCAGCCCGCATGGCGATTCAAAAAACATATGATTATTTCAAAGCCTGTGGCATTCCGATGACATTGCCAGAAGTTGGTATTGAAGATGATCGCAAATTTGAAGTGATGGCCAAGCAAGCAGTGGCTTATAGCAAAATTGCAACCGATGCTTTTGTACCCTTACAAGTGGAAGATGTTGTGAAAATTTACCAAGACAGTTTGGTTGAACAAAACTATTTATAAAAGGAGCTGTTGTGAAATGTTAAAAGAGCAAGAGCTGTTTTTACAGTTCATTAAAGAGCGGGTAGTTGCAGGTCAAGAAGAACCAGCAACAGAAATTTTAGTAGCGGCTTTTGCCAAATTAGCAACCGATGAGTTTACGGTAAAAGAGTTTGCTGCTGTCAGTGAAAAATTAGTTCCGCTGATTGCACCGCAGTACCAACCAGAAGTACAAGCAGCAATGGCCCGTTTTGCTAAAATGCTAAAGTGATTTTGAAAAGTAGAATAGACAGCTGGCATTACTGCGCATTTTGTCCTAACAAGTAAGTGAAAAAAGCGATGTCAGCAGTATTTATTTTAAGAAATAAGCTAAAAATAAAAATTGCAGGTTGGGTACCTGTCTGATTGGTATTTAAAAATACCAGTTATCTGCAAAAAAAGAGGCTGCAACAAAAGTACCGATGCACTTTTGTTGCAGCCTCTTTATATAAATGGCTTATAAGTAGTATTTTTTAGCTACTGATAAATCGTCGTTTAATTCATAAACTAAAGGTTGGCCAGTTGGAATTTCAAGATCCATGATATCATCATCAGAGATGCCTTCAATGTGTTTAGCCAAAGCGCGTAATGAGTTGCCGTGTGCAGCTACTAAGACAGTTTTGTCGTCTTTTAATGCTGGCGCGATTTCATCTTGCCAGAATGGTAAAGCACGTTCTAAAGTAACTTTTAAGTTTTCTCCACCAGGAACGTCCCGTGGATCTAACATAGCGTAACGACGGTCATTTGCTGCAGAACCAGGATCTGTTGCATCCAATAATGGAGGTAATGTGTCGTATGAACGACGCCAGATGTGAACTTGTTCGTCACCGTATTTTTCAGCGGTTTCTTTTTTGTTCAAACCTTGTAATGCACCGTAATGACGTTCGTTTAAGCGCCATGATTTAACTTGTGGCACCCATAATTGGTCAGATTCTTCTAAGATATAGTTACAAGTTTTGATAGCGCGTTTTAATACAGAAGTATAAGCGATATCGAATTCGATGCCGGCTTCTTTAATTTTGCGGCCGCCTTCTTTTGCTTCTTCAACACCTTCTGGAGCTAGGTCTACGTCAACCCAACCAGTAAATTGGTTCAATGCATTCCATTCGCTCAAACCGTGACGAGAAAATACTAATTTTGGCATGAATAACTCTCCTTTGTCATTTGGTTTCTGAAATTTTCAATTCCTTCCACATTGTACACTGTTTTAGTGCATTTTGCCACTAAAAAAAGGCACAGCACCTTGCTCTTTTGAAAAAGACAAGTCGCTGTGCAGCAATTTAATTCGTAATTTTTTCCAATTCTTCAGGGGCTAAATTAATGTATTTATAGCAGGTTCCCACTGATACACCACACTTAGAAGAAATGAATTGAATTGTTTCTTTTTTATCGTAATAAAGCTGGCGAATTTTTTTCACCGTTTTCCCATCGATTTTGGGACGACCGCCAATTTTACCTTTTTGGCGGGCTTTGTTTAGACCGACAAGGGTACGCTCTTTAATCAGCGCACATTCCATTTGTGCTAAGCCTTCCATTAAATTGAAGTAGATGTCACCCATCTGGCTTCTGGTATCAATGCTTTCAGTCAAACTGACTAAATGCAAGTTGCGATTTTTAAATAAGCTGGTTAATTCGGTCAGTTGACGCGTAGAACGGCCCAAACGGTGCAAGTCGCTTACGACTAAGGCGTCACCTGGTTGCATTTGTGCAATCACAGTATCTAAATCGGCGTGATTTTCCTCGTGGTATTTTTGTTCAAAAGTATCTAAAAATACTGGGCCACAGCCATATTCCGTCAAAGACTTCACTTGGGAATCTAAATCATTGTCGTTGATTGTGGTGCGGGCATAGCCAAAAATTGTCATGATAAATCCTCACAGTCTTCATTTTCATTAAGAAAAATGTAGCATAAACTCCGTCAAAATGGTACCGTTTCTTGCAAAAAAACGCAAAAAAGCTTCTGAGAAGAGGAAAGTTCAAAAGTAGATCTTTATAAGGTAAAAGCTTTTTTTAATAGTTACATGTTTTTTTGTTTGGTCAAAAAAAGGTTGGGATAAACATTACCTGTCGTTTATCCCAACCTTGAAATGTTTAATTAAGAAAAAGCGGGGTTGTGTAACGTTTTAGGGCCGTCTTTTTCACCGACAATTACCAACTGCGTCATATCTAAAAACAAGCCATGTTCCACTACACCAGTCATGTGGATTAATTCTTCAGCCAGTGCGTGAGGATCGGCGATTGTCTCTAAATGCAAATCAATAATATAATTGCCGCTATCCGTGTGCAAAAACTCGCCATCGCTCGTTTTACGGAAAGTGGGGTTGTAGCCTTGTTTGGCTAAAATGTTGAAAATTTGTTGGCTGCCAAAAGGAATCACTTCAACTGGTAGGGGAAACTTACCCAATTTTTCGACCATTTTAGAGCTGTCAACAATCCAAATCACTTTATCAGAATACGTGGCAACGATTTTTTCATATAAGAGAGCGGCACCGCCACCTTTAATTCCTAAAAAATTAGGATCAACTTCATCGGCACCGTCAATGGTAATATCAATGTGATCGACTTCATCAATTGAGGCCAATGGAATCCCTAGTTCTCTGGCTTGAATTAAAGTTTGGGTAGAAGTGGTCACACCGGTAATTTGTAAATTCTCTTCTTTAATCATCCGACCCACTTCTGCCACCATGTGATAAGCAGTTGAACCCGTTCCAAGTCCGACTGTCATACCGCTTTTAATATGCTTGCAGGCTTCTTTGCCAACCATTTCTTTTAAGTCCATCGTAATTTTTACCCCTTTACAAACTAATTTGACTTCATTTTAAAGCTTTTTTACGGGAAATGATAGCTTTCTGGCGTTTCTTTTACGGTTAAAAAAACTATAAAGCAACTTTATTCAAAATGGGCTTCATAAAAAATTTTACTTCTATAAGATAAATACAAAGAAGGCGTCATGGGAATGAGAAAAATCGGCTGCTTAAAAATTTTTCAAGAAGTTTGCAAAAGCTTTGCGTTTTTTATTGACACCTATTTTCAATCATGCTATTCTAACAAAGGTGCTTTGTCTACAGGTCTCTTAAAACAGACGTGCTGACTGTAAGAAAAGTACAACTGACGATTATGCACAAGGCTGCATTATTTTTTATCGCTGAAAAAGAACCACCTGGATGTGTGGAGCTAGAAAGGCGAATCAAGGAAGGAGGAAAACAAGGGATGCCTACAATTAACCAATTAGTACGTAAACCTCGTAAATCCAAGGTTGAAAAATCAAATTCACCAGCATTGAACAAAGGATATAACAGTTTCAAAAAAGCTCAAACGAATGTGAACTCTCCGCAAAAACGTGGGGTTGCCACTCGTGTGGGTACAATGACACCGAAAAAACCGAACTCAGCTTTGCGTAAATATGCCCGTGTTCGTTTGTCTAACTTGATCGAAGTAACAGCTTATATCCCAGGTATCGGCCATAACTTACAAGAACACAGCGTTGTTTTATTACGTGGTGGACGTGTAAAAGACTTACCAGGGGTACGTTACCATATCGTTCGTGGTGCATTAGATACAGCTGGCGTTAACGACCGTAAACAATCTCGTTCTAAATACGGTACAAAACGTCCTAAAGCTTAATCTAGTTTACAGACTATTATATAGAACACAATACAAAATGACTACGTAAAGGAGGAGTTACGGATGCCTCGTAAAGGTCCAGTTGCAAAACGCGATGTTTTACCAGATCCTATGTATAACTCAAAATTAGTAACCCGTTTGATTAACCGTGTTATGGTTGATGGCAAACGCGGGATTGCTGCAAATATTATCTATAATGCTTTTGACATTATTAAAGAATCTACTGGTAACGATCCATTAGAAGTCTTTGAACAAGCAATGAAAAATATCATGCCTGTCTTAGAAGTTAAAGCTCGCCGTGTCGGTGGTTCTAACTACCAAGTCCCAGTTGAAGTTCGTCCTGAACGTCGTACAACTTTAGGCTTACGTTGGGTTGTTAACTACGCACGTTTGCGTGGAGAACACACAATGGAAGAACGTCTTGCAAAAGAAATCATGGATGCAGCAAACAACACTGGTGCTTCTGTGAAAAAACGCGAAGACACACACAAAATGGCCGAAGCCAACCGTGCTTTTGCCCACTATCGTTGGTAAGATCTTTTTTGCTCTTGCAAAAAAGACAATTCGATTGTTACACCAAGTAAGCGGGCAAAAGATTTCTTTTGCCGCTTTTTAAAGAGAGGAGCACAAGCAAGAAATGGCTAGAGAATTTTCGTTAGAAAAAACTCGTAATATTGGTATCATGGCTCACGTCGATGCAGGTAAAACTACTACGACTGAACGTATCCTTTATTATACAGGTAAAATCCATAAAATTGGTGAAACCCACGAAGGCGCTTCACAAATGGACTGGATGGAACAAGAACAAGAACGTGGTATCACTATCACTTCTGCTGCGACAACTGCTCAGTGGAAAGGTTACCGTGTCAACATCATCGACACACCAGGACACGTGGACTTCACAATTGAAGTACAACGTTCATTGCGTGTATTAGATGGTGCGGTTACTGTCCTTGACTCTCAATCAGGGGTTGAACCACAAACTGAAACTGTTTGGCGCCAAGCAACAGAATACCGCGTACCTCGTGTTGTATTCTGTAACAAAATGGACAAAATCGGTGCAGACTTCTTGTACTCAGTTTCTACATTACACGATCGTTTGGGTGCTAACGCTCATCCAATCCAATTACCAATTGGTGCAGAAGAAGATTTCACCGGTATCATTGACCTTGTGACAATGAAAGCTGAAATCTACACAAACGACTTAGGTACTGAAATTCAAGAAACTGAAATTCCTGAAGAATACCTAGAACAAGCGCAAGAATGGCGCGAAAAATTAGTGGAAGCAGTAGCTGAAACTGATGAAGATTTAATGATGAAATATTTAGACGGCGAAGAAATTACTGAAGCTGAATTAAAAGCTGGTATCCGTCAAGCAACAATCAACGTTGACTTCTTCCCTGTAATGGCTGGTTCAGCCTTCAAAAACAAAGGGGTTCAATTAATGTTGGATGCTGTTCTTGACTACTTGCCTTCACCATTAGATGTTGAAGCAATTAAAGGGATCGATCCGAAGACTGACGAAGAAACAACTCGTCCAGCTGACGACGAAGCTCCATTTGCCTCATTAGCATTTAAAGTTATGACTGACCCATTCGTAGGTCGCCTAACTTTCTTCCGTGTTTATTCTGGTGTCTTAGAAAGTGGTTCATACGTATTGAACGCTTCAAAAGACAAAAAAGAACGTATCGGACGTATCTTGCAAATGCACGCCAACACGCGTAACGAAATCGACCGCGTTTATTCCGGTGATATCGCTGCTGCCGTTGGTTTGAAAGATACAACAACAGGGGACACTCTTTGTGCCTTAGATTCTCCAGTAATCTTAGAATCAATCGAATTCCCTGACCCAGTTATCCAAGTTGCTGTTGAACCTAAATCAAAAGCTGACCAAGATAAAATGGGTATTGCATTACAAAAACTTGCAGAAGAAGATCCATCATTCCGTGTTGAAACAAACGTTGAAACTGGTGAAACTGTTATCTCAGGGATGGGTGAATTGCACTTAGACGTCTTAGTTGACCGTATGCGTCGTGAATTTAAAGTCGAAGCAAACGTTGGTGCTCCTCAAGTTTCTTATCGTGAAACTTTCCGTGCTGCTACTGAAGCAGAAGGTAAGTTTGTACGTCAGTCTGGTGGTAAAGGTCAATACGGTCACGTATGGATTGAATTTACGCCAAACGAAGAAGGTGCCGGTTTCGAATTCGAAAACGCCATCGTTGGTGGTGTGGTTCCACGTGAATACATTCCAGCTGTTGAAAAAGGTTTAGTAGATGCAATGGACAACGGTGTCTTAGCTGGCTATCCATTAGTTGATATTAAAGCAAAACTTTACGACGGTTCTTACCATGATGTCGATTCAAGTGAAACTGCCTTCCGTGTTGCTGCTTCAATGGCATTGCGGGCTGCTGCTAAAAAAGCAAAACCTGCAATCTTAGAACCAATGATGAAAGTTACAATTACTGTTCCAGAAGATTACTTAGGTGATATTATGGGTCACGTAACTGCTCGTCGTGGTCGCGTTGAAGGTATGGAAGCACACGGTAACTCCCAAATCGTTAATGCTATCGTTCCGTTAGCAGAAATGTTTGGTTACGCAACTACATTGCGTTCATCTACACAAGG
The DNA window shown above is from Enterococcus montenegrensis and carries:
- the deoD gene encoding purine-nucleoside phosphorylase, giving the protein MSVHIEAQTGEIADKILLPGDPLRAKYIAETFLEDPICYNNVRGMLGYTGIYKGERVSVQGTGMGMPSASIYAHELINSYGVKKLIRVGTCGALSEDVHVRDLIIAQAATTSSSIVQKNFQSFHYAPIADFELLKNSYDIAKAKGFTTHVGNILSEDTFYKDDLAETFALADVGILGVEMEAAALYYLAAKFHVQALAICTVSDHMITGEETTAEERQITFNDMIEVGLETAIKE
- a CDS encoding iron-containing alcohol dehydrogenase: MNNFTFNVATDIRFGKDRLHELTAVIENFGQRVLLVYGGGSIKKNGLYDRVLKELADFKIVELAGVEPNPRIETVARGAKLCAENEIDVILAVGGGSTIDCAKAVAAVHGSPDEEPWAVIEKRNYAGAALPIVTILTLAATGSEMNRGAVITNWQTNQKLGMGGENLLPKVSFLDPQNTFSVGKYQTAAGSADIMSHLFENYFNTTPATDVQDGISEGLMRTVTKNCPIALATPTDYDARANLMWASTLALNGLTGSGKGGSWSCHAMEHELSAFYDITHGIGLAILTPRWMHHVLNEETAVKFAQYGRNVWQINETVPMMAARMAIQKTYDYFKACGIPMTLPEVGIEDDRKFEVMAKQAVAYSKIATDAFVPLQVEDVVKIYQDSLVEQNYL
- a CDS encoding 2,3-diphosphoglycerate-dependent phosphoglycerate mutase, with amino-acid sequence MPKLVFSRHGLSEWNALNQFTGWVDVDLAPEGVEEAKEGGRKIKEAGIEFDIAYTSVLKRAIKTCNYILEESDQLWVPQVKSWRLNERHYGALQGLNKKETAEKYGDEQVHIWRRSYDTLPPLLDATDPGSAANDRRYAMLDPRDVPGGENLKVTLERALPFWQDEIAPALKDDKTVLVAAHGNSLRALAKHIEGISDDDIMDLEIPTGQPLVYELNDDLSVAKKYYL
- a CDS encoding recombinase family protein encodes the protein MTIFGYARTTINDNDLDSQVKSLTEYGCGPVFLDTFEQKYHEENHADLDTVIAQMQPGDALVVSDLHRLGRSTRQLTELTSLFKNRNLHLVSLTESIDTRSQMGDIYFNLMEGLAQMECALIKERTLVGLNKARQKGKIGGRPKIDGKTVKKIRQLYYDKKETIQFISSKCGVSVGTCYKYINLAPEELEKITN
- the rpiA gene encoding ribose-5-phosphate isomerase RpiA yields the protein MDLKEMVGKEACKHIKSGMTVGLGTGSTAYHMVAEVGRMIKEENLQITGVTTSTQTLIQARELGIPLASIDEVDHIDITIDGADEVDPNFLGIKGGGAALLYEKIVATYSDKVIWIVDSSKMVEKLGKFPLPVEVIPFGSQQIFNILAKQGYNPTFRKTSDGEFLHTDSGNYIIDLHLETIADPHALAEELIHMTGVVEHGLFLDMTQLVIVGEKDGPKTLHNPAFS
- the rpsL gene encoding 30S ribosomal protein S12; this encodes MPTINQLVRKPRKSKVEKSNSPALNKGYNSFKKAQTNVNSPQKRGVATRVGTMTPKKPNSALRKYARVRLSNLIEVTAYIPGIGHNLQEHSVVLLRGGRVKDLPGVRYHIVRGALDTAGVNDRKQSRSKYGTKRPKA
- the rpsG gene encoding 30S ribosomal protein S7, translating into MPRKGPVAKRDVLPDPMYNSKLVTRLINRVMVDGKRGIAANIIYNAFDIIKESTGNDPLEVFEQAMKNIMPVLEVKARRVGGSNYQVPVEVRPERRTTLGLRWVVNYARLRGEHTMEERLAKEIMDAANNTGASVKKREDTHKMAEANRAFAHYRW
- the fusA gene encoding elongation factor G, whose amino-acid sequence is MAREFSLEKTRNIGIMAHVDAGKTTTTERILYYTGKIHKIGETHEGASQMDWMEQEQERGITITSAATTAQWKGYRVNIIDTPGHVDFTIEVQRSLRVLDGAVTVLDSQSGVEPQTETVWRQATEYRVPRVVFCNKMDKIGADFLYSVSTLHDRLGANAHPIQLPIGAEEDFTGIIDLVTMKAEIYTNDLGTEIQETEIPEEYLEQAQEWREKLVEAVAETDEDLMMKYLDGEEITEAELKAGIRQATINVDFFPVMAGSAFKNKGVQLMLDAVLDYLPSPLDVEAIKGIDPKTDEETTRPADDEAPFASLAFKVMTDPFVGRLTFFRVYSGVLESGSYVLNASKDKKERIGRILQMHANTRNEIDRVYSGDIAAAVGLKDTTTGDTLCALDSPVILESIEFPDPVIQVAVEPKSKADQDKMGIALQKLAEEDPSFRVETNVETGETVISGMGELHLDVLVDRMRREFKVEANVGAPQVSYRETFRAATEAEGKFVRQSGGKGQYGHVWIEFTPNEEGAGFEFENAIVGGVVPREYIPAVEKGLVDAMDNGVLAGYPLVDIKAKLYDGSYHDVDSSETAFRVAASMALRAAAKKAKPAILEPMMKVTITVPEDYLGDIMGHVTARRGRVEGMEAHGNSQIVNAIVPLAEMFGYATTLRSSTQGRGTFMMVFDHYEDVPKSIQEEIIKKNGGKAE